Below is a window of Mucilaginibacter sp. PAMC 26640 DNA.
TTTTTTTATGTCAGCCTCGCTCGGCTTCATAAAGTATATAGAGGCGCCCATGATGAGCATGATCAGGAATAATCCTGTAAACGTATTTCTATCCATTATCTAATATATCGTATGACCAAAGCCTGCAGGTTTTGTTACAACCGTAGGAGGGGTCAGCACACTTTTTTTATTGTTTTTACCGTACTAATTCTTGCGGGCATAAGCCATCGAAGCGGCGACAAAGTTAATAAAAAGTGGATGCGGATTAGCAACTGTTGATTTTAATTCCGGGTGGAACTGTGCGCCCACAAAAAACGGGTGATTTTTCAACTCAACTACCTCAACCAAACCGTTTTCCGGGTTGATGCCCGATGGCAGCAGGCCAGCCGTTTCGTATTGTTTCAGGTACTCGTTATTAAACTCGTAACGGTGGCGGTGCCGTTCGGTGATATGCGTGGTACCGTAAGCCAGTGCCGCTTTGCTGCCTTTTCTTAAATCGCATGGGTAAGATCCCAAACGCATGGTGCCACCTTTATTCACTACATGTTTTTGGTCCTCCATCATGGCGATAACCGGGTTAGGGGTATCAGGATTCATCTCTGTACTGCTCGCATCCTTTAAACTCAGCACATGGCGGCCAAATTCTACAACTGCGCATTGCATGCCCAGGCAGATGCCGAAGAATGGAATATTATTTTCGCGCACATAGCGGATCGCCTCAATTTTACCCTCAAAACCGCGCTCGCCAAAACCAGGTGCAACCAGTACGCCGTGCAGGCCTTTCAGTTTTTCAACCGCATTCTCCACTGTTAAGGCTTCGGATGGGATGTATTGTACTTTTACCTTGCACTCGTTTTTAGCGCCGGCATGGATAAAAGATTCGATGATAGACTTGTAAGCGTCCGGCAGTTCCACATATTTACCTACCAGGCCAATGCGTACCTCTGAGGTAGGGTTTTTTAAACGACCAAGAAAATCTTTCCAGTTATCCAGGTTTGGCTCATTCTTGTGCGAGAGTTTCAATTTGGTTAATACCGTTTTATCCAGCTGTTCTTTCAGCATTAGCAACGGCACATCATATATAGTTGATGCATCCATGCTTTCGATCACTGCATTGATATTCACGTTACAAAACAGCGCAATTTTCTTTCTAATGTCGGCGTTGATATGGTGCTCGGTACGGCAAACCAAAATATCCGGCTGAATACCATACTCCAAAAGCATTTTTACCGAGTGCTGCGTAGGCTTGGTTTTCAATTCGCCTGCAGCAGCTAAATAAGGGATCAGCGTAAGGTGGATAACCAGTGCATTACCGCTGCCGGCTTCCCATTTAAACTGACGTACAGCTTCCACAAAGGGAAGGGACTCGATATCGCCCACCGTACCGCCAATTTCTGTAATTACGATGTCGTAGTCGCCGGTTTCGCCCAGGATACGCATATTGCGTTTGATCTCGTCGGTAATATGGGGTACAACCTGTACGGTTTTACCTAAAAAAGCGCCTTCGCGTTCGCGGTTGATCACATTCTGGTAAATACGACCGGTTGTGATGTTATTGGCTTTTGAGGTTGGGGTGTTTAAAAACCGCTCGTAATGACCAAGGTCCAGGTCGGTTTCTGCACCATCTTCAGTAACATAGCATTCGCCATGCTCGTAAGGGTTAAGCGTTCCCGGGTCAATGTTAATATAAGGGTCGAACTTTTGGATGGTAACGCGGTAACCGCGGGCCTGGAGGAGTTTAGCTAATGAGGCAGAAATAATGCCCTTGCCTAATGACGAGGTAACGCCACCCGTAACAAAAATGTATTTAGTCATGAGATTTTTTGAAATCCCGGCAGTGCAAATGCGCCCCTTGCCGATGTTTGTGTACGGGGTACAAAAGTAGGAAAAAAAGCGGGATTTGCAGCCTAGAAATGTAAATGTGGAAAAGCAGGAGACGTGGACTGGCCTTACCTTAATAAACCGCTAGTAGGATGAACATTTAGCCCCTGTTTAGCATTTTCACTGTGCCATTATCGTAAAATGCCTGAACCAATATAAGAATCTTCTGCTAAATTATCTGTTCTGCGATGAACACCGACTGTAAACTCACACTGCGTGCGAGGCGCGGTAAAAGCAAATGTTTACACGTTTTAGGATACAATTTTAAAATGTGCTTATGAGTGTTGAAGGCATGTTATAACTTGGTGCTATTCAGTACCATACCTGCCAGGGTGTAGTTGCCTATATAATTGCTCACATACCGATTACTACTCATATGAAAAAAGCTATTTACAAATCAATTGCCGTGTTGTTGATAACAAGCATCATCTTAATTTACCCGGCATGCAGAAAAGATGAATTGATTAAGCCCGCCAGCACAGAAGTTGCAGACCCGGTACTGAAGAATGCGAAGCAGGCATCGCTTATCATCAGTAATCCAATCATTGTAAGCACGTTTGTAAAAAATGCATTTGGTAACAGGATCTGTAGCGATGGAACTGGTAATTTGTATACTACTATATCTAATGAAGGTGTATTTAAAATTAGCCCAACAGGCGTAGTAACTCCTTTTTATATTAAAAGAGCAAATTTTTTCGGTATTAAGGCAGCAAAGAACGGCGATATCTACGTAACAATGGGGGCCGAAAATATGGTAGCAAAAATATCACAGAAGGGTGTTTTTACCCCTATCAATGTAAGTGTGGGGCTGCAATCGCCGTATGATTTGGCAGTGGCGCCTGACAATACTTTGTACATAGCGGATACAGGCCATAACAGAATTGTCAAAGTTACCCCAGACGGTATATCATCTGTGCTTGCCGGAGCCGGCGTTGAAGGCTTACGCGATGGTTTAGGCACTGCCGCAACCTTTAATAATTTAACCACCATAAAGCTTTCTGCAGATGGTTTTCTTTGGGTAATAAACGGAAATGTCACCAGGCCGTACAAAAGTGTAAGGCGGGTAACACTGCAGGGTGCAGTAACTACCATTAAAGTGATTCCCTTTGTATTTGGTAATGACGAAATTCAAAATACGCTCATAACTGATGTGGCGATTGCAAAAAGGGACAAAAATTTTAACAGGTCGCCTCAGGAGAACTTGTTTTTGACTTACCTGATTGCCAAAGTAACGCACATGACCACAACTGGCGTGGAGACACCGATATCTCAAAATACTGTTTTTCAAGTTACGGATGGCCCAATTGAAACGGCAGAATTCGGCGGTAGTTCGGGCATTTGTCTTAACGATAATAAAATGTATATTCTTGACAATCATTTCAATGTGATTAGAAAATTAATCAAAACCGATAAGTAAGGCGGATTTAAGCAATTAGTCGGTGCAGTGGAAATATCAACCAGATGCCGGTTTCAGAGTTTTACAGTGAAACACCGGATATATGCCAACACAATCAGGAGTGGTGCGGTGAAAACACCGACCACAGGCTGGAAACGGGATTTGCGGCCTATAAATGTGAATGTGGAAATGCAGGGGACGTGGATCTGCCTTGCCTGGAAAACCAATCATAGGCTTATAGAATTGCTTAGTTAATAACTATATTGCTGATCAATAAGCCACCACTATGAGCAAACATATTTTTGATCGGCTAAAGGCCGGAGAGCTGGTCATGCTGGATGATCCGGAAATACATAAGGTTAATGCGATTTTTACGCGGACCCTAGCCTTAATACCATCACTAAATGCAGCAACCAGTAATGAAGAAGTTCGGAATAAGTTTAGCGGGATAATTTGCAGCGATATAGATGAAAGTACGGTATTGATTGCTCCGATATATACCAATTTCGGCCGTTTTATTAAGCTTGGCAAGGATGTATTTATTAATCATGCCTGCTCATTTCTCGATCTGGGCAGCATCACGCTGGAAGACCACGTTCTGATCGGCCCCAAAGTGAACTTGATCACTGAAAACCATCCCATGGACCCCGCAACAAGAAGAGGCTTAGTTTGCAAACCTATATTGATCAAAAGAAAAGCCTGGATTGGGGCCGGTGCTACAATACTGCCGGGAGTCACGGTTGGCGAAAATGCCATTGTTGCCGCAGGGGCGGTAGTAAGTAAAGATGTGCCCGATAACACGGTGGTTGGCGGGGTTCCTGCGAAAGTTATTAAGGTAATTGATGCCTAACGTGATCGATCAAAGCTTCAAATATTAGCAGGATGGTGCGTGAAATGCGGTATGAAAAATTTAATGCCGCATTTCATTACGCTACTGTTCTATCCAACCCGTTTCCTCCTTATTTTTCACCAAGGCATATTTTCCATAGGTAGCTAGAAGGCTTACTTTTTCACCAGCATTTAATGTTTTTTTGCTTGGTGCGTTGGCGCTGTCGGGTGCATCATAGAGCTGCTGATTGCCTTTAAGGGTGATGATGCGAATATTACTTGCTTCGGTAACCAGTTTGCTGCTGATGAAGCCCATTTGTCCGTCGGGCAGGGCAATTTTATACCAACCCGCTGTGGCGGCATCTACTTTTAAGGCAGTGTTAAGTGCAAGCGTTTGCAAGACTACGGCCTTGTCGGATGGTATGCTATA
It encodes the following:
- a CDS encoding acetyltransferase; amino-acid sequence: MSKHIFDRLKAGELVMLDDPEIHKVNAIFTRTLALIPSLNAATSNEEVRNKFSGIICSDIDESTVLIAPIYTNFGRFIKLGKDVFINHACSFLDLGSITLEDHVLIGPKVNLITENHPMDPATRRGLVCKPILIKRKAWIGAGATILPGVTVGENAIVAAGAVVSKDVPDNTVVGGVPAKVIKVIDA
- a CDS encoding CTP synthetase, with the translated sequence MTKYIFVTGGVTSSLGKGIISASLAKLLQARGYRVTIQKFDPYINIDPGTLNPYEHGECYVTEDGAETDLDLGHYERFLNTPTSKANNITTGRIYQNVINREREGAFLGKTVQVVPHITDEIKRNMRILGETGDYDIVITEIGGTVGDIESLPFVEAVRQFKWEAGSGNALVIHLTLIPYLAAAGELKTKPTQHSVKMLLEYGIQPDILVCRTEHHINADIRKKIALFCNVNINAVIESMDASTIYDVPLLMLKEQLDKTVLTKLKLSHKNEPNLDNWKDFLGRLKNPTSEVRIGLVGKYVELPDAYKSIIESFIHAGAKNECKVKVQYIPSEALTVENAVEKLKGLHGVLVAPGFGERGFEGKIEAIRYVRENNIPFFGICLGMQCAVVEFGRHVLSLKDASSTEMNPDTPNPVIAMMEDQKHVVNKGGTMRLGSYPCDLRKGSKAALAYGTTHITERHRHRYEFNNEYLKQYETAGLLPSGINPENGLVEVVELKNHPFFVGAQFHPELKSTVANPHPLFINFVAASMAYARKN